In a genomic window of uncultured Flavobacterium sp.:
- a CDS encoding diacylglyceryl transferase: protein MNRLKKRWGITSNVQAIIILIVFAITGSASAYLSKPFCVWLGITKEDFGGWFTLIRLLIIFPIYQVLLVIIGSIFGQFRFFWNFEKKMLKNMGLGFLFKN, encoded by the coding sequence ATGAATAGATTAAAGAAACGTTGGGGAATTACCTCAAATGTACAAGCCATTATCATTCTTATCGTTTTTGCCATTACTGGATCGGCATCTGCGTATTTGTCTAAACCTTTTTGTGTATGGCTTGGCATTACCAAAGAAGACTTTGGCGGTTGGTTTACTTTAATTCGTTTATTGATTATTTTCCCTATTTATCAGGTTTTACTAGTTATAATAGGAAGCATTTTTGGACAATTCCGTTTCTTTTGGAATTTCGAAAAGAAAATGCTTAAAAATATGGGACTCGGATTTCTTTTCAAAAACTAA
- a CDS encoding DUF6146 family protein gives MKKCFSILVLLFTIIACSTASKNISATNPVATPKVAVNDTVRIANDSLEYEVIIIDNGFSTWLASTALPRNYYSLSYLEIKNRLYVTEWNIRALQPQRYNPNLYEMTIDYRPEIHYGYEVNYLIYNYMIYFQNTYKQKLAGYVPMR, from the coding sequence ATGAAAAAATGCTTTTCCATATTAGTTCTTCTGTTTACGATAATTGCTTGTTCAACTGCATCAAAAAATATTAGCGCAACAAATCCTGTAGCAACTCCAAAAGTTGCTGTAAATGATACTGTACGAATTGCGAATGATTCTCTTGAATACGAAGTTATTATTATTGACAATGGTTTTAGCACGTGGCTGGCTTCAACAGCACTTCCAAGAAATTATTATTCGTTATCTTATCTTGAAATTAAAAATAGGCTGTATGTAACGGAATGGAATATCAGAGCTTTACAACCACAACGTTACAATCCAAATTTATACGAAATGACCATTGATTACCGACCTGAAATTCATTACGGATATGAAGTAAATTACTTGATTTATAATTATATGATTTATTTTCAAAATACATACAAACAAAAGCTCGCCGGTTACGTTCCAATGCGATAA
- a CDS encoding D-2-hydroxyacid dehydrogenase: MKVLANDGISKSGILALEKGGFEVITTKVAQEQVANFVNENNVDVVLVRSATKVRKDIIDACPGLKIIGRGGVGMDNIDVEYAKSKGIHVINTPASSSESVAELVFGHLFSGVRFLHDSNRNMPLEGDSNFDGLKKAYANGTELRGKTLGIVGIGRIGQATAKMALGLGMKVIAADSFIPSVDVKVEFFDGQSITTTIVSQSLESLFKEADFITLHVPAQDGYIIGEKELAIMKDGVGIVNCARGGVIDEVALVKALDSGKVAFAGLDVFESEPKPEMAILMHTKISLTPHIGAATGEAQDRIGTELASQIITLLS; the protein is encoded by the coding sequence AATTCTAGCCTTAGAAAAAGGTGGATTTGAAGTTATAACTACAAAAGTAGCTCAGGAACAAGTAGCTAATTTTGTGAATGAAAATAATGTTGACGTTGTTTTAGTGCGTTCTGCAACTAAAGTACGTAAAGATATTATCGATGCTTGCCCAGGATTAAAAATTATTGGTCGCGGTGGTGTTGGTATGGATAATATCGATGTTGAATACGCAAAAAGCAAAGGAATTCATGTAATTAATACTCCGGCTTCATCATCAGAATCTGTTGCTGAATTGGTTTTTGGTCACTTGTTTTCTGGTGTTCGTTTCTTGCATGATTCTAACAGAAATATGCCTCTTGAAGGGGATTCAAACTTTGATGGTTTGAAAAAAGCTTACGCAAACGGAACTGAATTAAGAGGTAAAACTTTAGGTATTGTTGGTATTGGTCGTATTGGACAAGCTACTGCAAAAATGGCTCTTGGTTTAGGTATGAAAGTTATCGCTGCAGATAGTTTTATTCCGTCTGTAGATGTAAAAGTTGAGTTTTTTGACGGACAATCTATCACAACTACAATTGTTTCTCAATCACTAGAATCTTTATTTAAAGAAGCTGATTTCATTACATTGCACGTTCCTGCTCAGGATGGTTACATCATTGGAGAGAAAGAATTGGCGATCATGAAAGATGGTGTTGGAATCGTAAACTGTGCTCGTGGTGGTGTTATTGACGAAGTTGCTTTAGTAAAAGCTTTAGACTCAGGAAAAGTTGCTTTTGCTGGTTTAGATGTTTTCGAAAGCGAACCAAAACCTGAAATGGCAATCTTAATGCACACTAAAATTTCATTGACTCCACACATTGGAGCTGCAACTGGAGAAGCACAAGACAGAATTGGAACAGAATTAGCTTCACAAATTATTACTTTGTTGAGCTAA